From Bacillus marinisedimentorum:
TCAGCCTGTACCAGACTGCCGGCCAGCGTGTAAACAATGTTGAAAACTGGATGAACAAGCGCTTCCAGGCAAACCAAACGAAAACGGTCGCGGATGCCGACGGAAATCCGTTTGACATCACACATTACGGTTTGTCCGTACTGCAGGCTGACGGCAAATACGATCTTGAGAAGTACAATAACCGGGGCGATGCCGGCGACTTCTTCCAGACAGGCGATAAGCTGACGCCGAATACGGATAAAGTCCATACTGGCTCTTACTACTTCTGGAAGGGCAACAGCGCAACACCGGCTGATTCCAGCATCCATGTGACAGACATAAAGGAAAACGAAGATGGAAGCCTGACAGCTACGTTCTATTACAGCCACGACAGTTCTAAAAAGTAATGAAATTGCCCCGGCAGCGACAATAGCTGCCGGGGTTTTCCATGAAGAAATAAGTATTCTTTTACCTTAACCAATGTAACTGAACGGAAAATGTTTTAAAATGGTACTAAACGCCGAAAAAGGAGGCACTTAAATGGGAAAATGCAATATCGACCATTCAAAAGAGGACGTTGTGCAAAAGTATCAATCACAGGAGGAATTCCTGCCGGAAGATATGAAGCCGCTGTTCCAGTCATATTTTGAAAAGAATCAATCACAGGAAAGCTTGAATGAGGTTTTTCATTTATTGAAGAAATATGACCTTGCGGATGAGCAGGAAAAAGCGGATCGGAATGAGTCGTTATATTCTTATTTAAAACAAAGCTGATAGAGAAGTGCGCCCTGAAGAGCCGGGGCGCACTTTGCTTTTTATCCAGCAGTTGAAAGGGTATGGATGATAGAGAGCGTATCATTTTGCCCGGGAGCTGGTTACATGCAGAAACTGATTAAAAAATCGATGATATATGAATTGTTTATGCTATTTCTTGCCTTCATTTCGATTTCAATGATCTGGGTGGAGTCGAAAGCTGGTTTCTATATCGATTTAGTTGTATGGTTCATTTTCCTTGTTGATGTCATTTTACGGGTGATGGGAGCCAAAAATAAATGGGCGTACATCAAATCTAATCCGTTTGATATTATTGCGCTGCTTCCGTTTGATTCCATTTTCCGCCTGGCCAGATTTGCGAGGTTCTTCAGAATTGTCCGCATCCTGTCCATGTCTTCTTATTTACTGAGGCCGATTTCCGGCATTTTAAATACAAACGGTTTGCGGCGCGTTATTGTGGTTACGATGGTGACGGTCTTTTTTTCATCCATTCCGTTCCGCTTCATCGAGCCGAAAATCGACAGTTTCGAAGAATCGTTATGGTTCTCCACTAAAGTGACATTGAAAGGAATCGGGGAATCGGGTACGCCTGAAACGCTTGTCGGCAGGCTGCTGGCATTAATGTTGATGTTTTTCGGGCTGGGCTTGACGGCCATGATCACCGGTTCCATCGCCACTTACTTCATTACGAGAAAAAAAGAGAAGAACCCTACGGTGGAATTCATCCAGAATCAATTGGACCGCTATAAAGATCTGGATGATGCCGAGCTTGATTCGCTCGCCCTTTTGATACGGGAATTGAAACAAACAAATCACGATGAAGGGAAAGACAGCTCATCTGCTACGTGAAGAGGGATTGCCTGGCAATTGCCAGGCAATCCCTATGAAGCCCTTTTGTGAAGGGTTTTAATTTCTTGTTTTATAATTGTCCCGGTTTCTTCAAATTTAATTAACATTGGCGTGGTACACTGAATGTGCTGATCGATGATGAAGAGGTGAAGAGGCAGTGCAGCAGGTACTTGAAAAAACATTCAATGAATGGAAGAACTTTTTGATTATTTATAAATTTGCGCTGGATGAGATTAATACAAGATTGAAAATCTTGAATGAAGAGTTTCAGTTTGTCCAGAAGCATAATCCGATTGAATATATCAAGTCACGGATTAAAACACCGGAAAGCATTGAGCAAAAGCTTATACGGAAAGGTCTCGCCATCACAAAAGGAAACGCGCGTGAACATATCCATGACATCGCCGGTGTCAGGGTAATCTGTTCTTTCGCATCTGATATTTACAAAATATATCATGTAATCGGAAGCCAGGATGACCTTCATATTCTAGAGGTAAAGGATTATATCAAACACCCGAAGCCGAATGGCTATGAAAGCTTGCACTTGATTGTTGAAGTGCCTGTTTTTCTATCTGACCGGACTGAAAAAGTGAAAGTTGAAATCCAGATCCGCACAATCGCGATGGATTTCTGGGCAAGTCTCGAGCATAAAATCTATTATAAATTTGATCAGGCTGTCCCGCATCATCTGACTGATGAACTGAAAGAGGCTGCGGAAATGGTTCATTACCTTGATCAAAAAATGAAACGGATCAAGGATGAAATGGATGAATTTAAAAAGTGGGAAAGGTTCCAGCATGAAAACGATCAGTGACAAAAATCCCTGTCGGCTTTTGGGCCGGCAGGGACTTTTTTGTCTGTTAAGGAAATTATAAATTTTTTGCGTTGTGGATAAAAAGCGAGAAGGGCGTCATCCAGCTCCAGGCGCCAGCGGCTATCTGCATAAGCGGGGATCCCCTTCGGAAGGAAAGGTCACCTCCCTTTGGGAACCCCCGCTTATGCATACGCCGCTAAGCGGGCGCCTTGCGCATTTGTTAATGTTCCGATTAAGGCTGCAAAATCAAAGCTTCAACACCGGGACTTCCGCCTGCGAAGCCGACTGCGGCGGCTGTATAAGCTTCATCTTTGCGCAGAGTGACATCAGGGATGGTTTTGACAACATTTTTTGTGCCGGCAATCCGGACTTCCAGATCTGCGGTTGTCGGCGGCAGTTCCAGATAGTCTGATGTCTTGCCGAATGAAATGTTTCTGAACAGGACGTCGCCGCCTTTTACAGCTATATCGACAGCAGGTGCGTCCGGTGATAAGTGCCAGAACCTGACTTTGGTCATTCCTTCCTCGATGCGCTGGTTGTCGACAGCCGGAATCAGCCTGAGGTTAGACGCATCACCCGCCGCAGCAACGGTATACAGGGTGGCCGGCTGAAGTGTCACGTTTTGGGACAGGATCGGGCGGACTGTCTGGCCGGAACGGAAGATGTCGATGCGATAACGGCCAGGTGAAACGGTCATGTAGTCACTAAAATCTTTGTAAGAGACGTTTTGAAGAATGCGGTTTCCGTTCGCATAAACATCGACAGCAGGCGCGTTAGGCGATGCGTGCAGCACACGAAACATAGCTGGTTCCTGCTGCCTTTGTCCGTGCATTCCGCCCATCAGCTGCTGTACGCATCTGAAATGCTTCTGGTAATAATGGATGTGCCTCGCAGGGTCAATGTATTTGTAATAGTCCGCCATCATGTGATATTTAAGGCATTTCAGGACCATTTTGTCTTGCGGATTATTCGGATACATAGTTTCACTCCTTAATATAAATGTCCGCTTTAGCCTATGCGGAAAATGCGGAAGTGGAAACTTGTCCTGCGTTGAAGAGCGAGGCAGGAGGAAAACGGAATGCCATTCTAGAAATGGAAGTAAACGGAGAAGCGGGGGGATGGCATTAAATGGGGGATTCATCGTATTACCTGAAAAATGACGCTCTGGGATTGGCCCATTTGCTGAAGACGAAACAGGTTAAAAGAGAAGAAGTGACCGAAGAGGCGATCAAAAGGATAGAAGCACTCAATCCCGAGTTAAATGCAGTTATACGGACAAGGTACGATGAAGTGAAGACTGCGGCCGAATCACCGGAAAATGAAGGGATGTTTGCCGGAGTCCCGATGCTGCTGAAGGATATCGCCCAGGAGCTCGAAGGCGAGCCGGCGACATCAGGTTCGAAATCACTGCAGCAATACCGGGCCGGACAGGATTCCGCTTTTGTAAGCAAGCTTAAAAAAGCGGGCGTCACTTTTCTCGGACAGACAAACGTTCCTGAGTTTGCCCTGATGGGAATAACGGAGCCGAAGCAATACGGGCCCACAAGAAACCCCTGGAACACCGGGCATACCCCGGGCGGGTCAAGCGGCGGTTCAGCTGCAGCGGTGGCATCCGGGATGGTGCCGATTGCGGGGGCGAATGACGGCGGCGGTTCCATTCGCATACCAGCTGCATACACCGGGCTCTTCGGGCTGAAACCCACGCGGGGAAGGACGCCGGCAGGCCCGCGCTTCGGCAGGCACTGGCAGGGGGCTTCGGTAGACCACGTCCTCACCAGGACTGTGAGAGACAGTGCGGCCATGCTTGATGCCGTTAAAGGCGCTGCCAAAACCGATGCGTATCATGCTCTGCCCTTTGATGAATCTTATTTGCAATGTGCCCTGACCCCTCTTGATAAAAAGCTGAAAATCGCATTTTCCGTCGATTCACCGCTGGGTGCGGATGTCCACCCGGAGTGTAAACAGGCTGTGTTCAGAACTGCCGAATTGCTTGAAGAAATGGGCCATAATGTCGTTGAAAAGAAAGCGCCCGCGAACGGAAAAAAGATTGCCGCGAGTTATTTGACGATGTACTTTGGGGAAGTGGCAGCGTTGCTCCGATCCCTTGAAGCAGACCTTGGACGCAAGCCTTCCCGCACGGATGTCGAACCGGTGACATGGCTGCTGGGCTTAATCGGAAAGGCGACAAGTGCTGAAGAATTTGTGCTGAGCATGAGAGAGTGGGATATTGCCGCTTTCCAAATGGAAACGTTCCATGAAACGTACGACCTGTATATGACCCCTGCAACTGCTTATCCACCAGCGCGGATTGGCGAACTGGAGCCATCTTCGGTTGAAATGGCACTGGTGAGAGCTGCCGGAATGCTCAACGCAGGAAAACTGTTGAAAAAGACGGGTGTTGTCGAAGATATTGCCGAAAAGAATTTAATGAGAACCCCGTTCACCCAGCTTGCAAACCTGACCGGCCAGCCGGCAATGTCAGTGCCGCTCCATTTGACGGAAGCCGGGCTGCCGTCCGGTGTCCAGTTCATGGCAGCGAGGGGACGTGAGGATTTGCTCTTTCAGCTTGCAGGTGAGTTGGAAAAGACCTCGAACTGGGTAAGTGTCACGGAGGAACTTATTTTAAAAGCGGATGCAAAGCAGCACAGTTTGGCCCACATGTAAAAAAGAAAATGGAATAAACAGTCATATCGGTATGAACGCTCAAGGGTCAGAATCTTTTGGGCGTTTTATTGGTTAATGGGCATTTATGTATGGAGGAATGCGGTATAGACCGTATGGTGAATAGGCATGATAAAAAGGATGAAAATGATACCTATTATCAATTGGTGTATAATTTTATCAATTAGTTTGATGAATTTTAACTATATGTTATAATTAATTATAATTATTATAAAAAAGAGGGGTTAGCATGGGCGATTATGATTTCCATCATTTGAATCACGTGAAAATCCAGCACAAATCGAAGAAAGCACTATGGATCACATTGCTATTGACGCTATTTTTTACGATTGTTGAAGTGATCGGCGGCTTGCTGGCGAACTCACTGGCTCTTTTGTCTGATTCTGCTCATATGGCTTCAGATGTCGCTGCTCTCGGATTGAGTATGACTGCCATCTATCTGGCAACGAAGAAGCCCAATAAGAAATTCACATTCGGCTATCTCCGCTTTGAAATTTTAGCTTCCTTTCTTAACGGGCTTGCTCTTGCCGTAATCGCATTTTTCATATTCATCGAAGCTGTCAAGCGGATGATCACACCGCAGGAAATTGAACTGGGGCTCATGCTGACGATCGCTGTTATCGGGTTGATTGTGAATATTGTTCTTACAATTGTGCTGTCGCGCAGTACGAAAGAGGAAGAGAATTTGAATATCAAAAGCGCACTCTGGCACTTTATCGGAGACTTGCTTAACTCTGTCGGCGTCATCATATCGGCGGTCTTGATTTTTTTCACAGGCTTCACCATCTTCGACCCAATCATCAGTATGGTAATCGGAACTGTCATCCTGATTGGCGGTCTCAGAATTTTACGGGAGTCCTATTATATTTTGATGGAAGCGGTACCCGAAAAGTTCGATCTTGATGCGATCCGCGCGGACATTATGGAAGTGGAAGGGGTCCGGGATGTCCATGAAATGCATCTCTGGACCGTCACATCCGATCACTACTCGTTCACAGCCCA
This genomic window contains:
- a CDS encoding group-specific protein, with product MGKCNIDHSKEDVVQKYQSQEEFLPEDMKPLFQSYFEKNQSQESLNEVFHLLKKYDLADEQEKADRNESLYSYLKQS
- a CDS encoding ion transporter, with the protein product MQKLIKKSMIYELFMLFLAFISISMIWVESKAGFYIDLVVWFIFLVDVILRVMGAKNKWAYIKSNPFDIIALLPFDSIFRLARFARFFRIVRILSMSSYLLRPISGILNTNGLRRVIVVTMVTVFFSSIPFRFIEPKIDSFEESLWFSTKVTLKGIGESGTPETLVGRLLALMLMFFGLGLTAMITGSIATYFITRKKEKNPTVEFIQNQLDRYKDLDDAELDSLALLIRELKQTNHDEGKDSSSAT
- a CDS encoding GTP pyrophosphokinase — translated: MQQVLEKTFNEWKNFLIIYKFALDEINTRLKILNEEFQFVQKHNPIEYIKSRIKTPESIEQKLIRKGLAITKGNAREHIHDIAGVRVICSFASDIYKIYHVIGSQDDLHILEVKDYIKHPKPNGYESLHLIVEVPVFLSDRTEKVKVEIQIRTIAMDFWASLEHKIYYKFDQAVPHHLTDELKEAAEMVHYLDQKMKRIKDEMDEFKKWERFQHENDQ
- a CDS encoding DUF4397 domain-containing protein; translated protein: MYPNNPQDKMVLKCLKYHMMADYYKYIDPARHIHYYQKHFRCVQQLMGGMHGQRQQEPAMFRVLHASPNAPAVDVYANGNRILQNVSYKDFSDYMTVSPGRYRIDIFRSGQTVRPILSQNVTLQPATLYTVAAAGDASNLRLIPAVDNQRIEEGMTKVRFWHLSPDAPAVDIAVKGGDVLFRNISFGKTSDYLELPPTTADLEVRIAGTKNVVKTIPDVTLRKDEAYTAAAVGFAGGSPGVEALILQP
- a CDS encoding amidase family protein produces the protein MGDSSYYLKNDALGLAHLLKTKQVKREEVTEEAIKRIEALNPELNAVIRTRYDEVKTAAESPENEGMFAGVPMLLKDIAQELEGEPATSGSKSLQQYRAGQDSAFVSKLKKAGVTFLGQTNVPEFALMGITEPKQYGPTRNPWNTGHTPGGSSGGSAAAVASGMVPIAGANDGGGSIRIPAAYTGLFGLKPTRGRTPAGPRFGRHWQGASVDHVLTRTVRDSAAMLDAVKGAAKTDAYHALPFDESYLQCALTPLDKKLKIAFSVDSPLGADVHPECKQAVFRTAELLEEMGHNVVEKKAPANGKKIAASYLTMYFGEVAALLRSLEADLGRKPSRTDVEPVTWLLGLIGKATSAEEFVLSMREWDIAAFQMETFHETYDLYMTPATAYPPARIGELEPSSVEMALVRAAGMLNAGKLLKKTGVVEDIAEKNLMRTPFTQLANLTGQPAMSVPLHLTEAGLPSGVQFMAARGREDLLFQLAGELEKTSNWVSVTEELILKADAKQHSLAHM
- a CDS encoding cation diffusion facilitator family transporter, with protein sequence MGDYDFHHLNHVKIQHKSKKALWITLLLTLFFTIVEVIGGLLANSLALLSDSAHMASDVAALGLSMTAIYLATKKPNKKFTFGYLRFEILASFLNGLALAVIAFFIFIEAVKRMITPQEIELGLMLTIAVIGLIVNIVLTIVLSRSTKEEENLNIKSALWHFIGDLLNSVGVIISAVLIFFTGFTIFDPIISMVIGTVILIGGLRILRESYYILMEAVPEKFDLDAIRADIMEVEGVRDVHEMHLWTVTSDHYSFTAHVFLREEIEPLTAVSSINKLLKEKYNLHHPTIQVEHPEVNDHGSYGEGFQF